From the bacterium genome, one window contains:
- a CDS encoding SpoIIE family protein phosphatase, translated as MIAFIRKYVWIIAVLLLLPAFASGQTREYQSMRLERLDITDGLSQGMVFCMFQDSRGFMWFGTKEGLNRYDGHEFVVYKKVPGDSTSLPDNYVFGITEDTHGRLWLATVGAGVVLFEPKTERFTEVPLQNPRTGRALQTVDDVDIDGKGRVWVSAHMVRLFCLDATRKTVEEIRASVKYLGPFRQEETQEVNRLQRDASGRLLLLSDEGLFMLDEKQDRWQLLVDWARYFGYSVKVGRFNNAVVCDDGSIWVCSTEGPASHILHFSPDGKTLLRRMQLEIDGHPILVRDIAEGSDGAMYFLDFGYFIRYDRESDTYIAGAANRNAHGGYTGFGNHLFTDRSGILWVSTSGYGLNTFDPLTLAFESHTGDINFALFGKELRAFDREIRKRTSGAMRIVNDVFPLRTADGSVWCGTLDHGLWYYDAATGQTRQYGMRSGDPYSFLMIRHFRPFVDSRKQLWLGNKHGITKLNADTGEWTYFWFDGEEPDLTQADDYITAYFEAKDGSLWLGCKLRGLTHFIPETGSFRHFLYDAHDAASISHNHVLTIEPDPYQPERYLWIGTDGGGLCRFDMERESFERYGTESGLPNPVVYGILSDADGALWMSTNAGISRFDPRSGTFQNYDERDGLQGAEFNRQQYYRVGNRLAFGGVNGYNIFDPRRIHNNTTVPPVVITGFRLFNDRVHVRDRKALLETAMPYARTINLSHTQNMITLEFAALDFHAPDHNRYRYRLEGLTDGWIDAGTERVATFTNLDPGEYTFHVIGSNNHGVWNSTGASIRIVIEPPWYMTSWAFLLYAVLIIGALVSIDRLQKRRVIARERAESRVREARLRAEAAELEARAVRAENERKQKEMQVASVIQQRVLPQQLPKVPGYDIAAINLPAEEIGGDYYDCIVLPDGRVLLVIADVTGKGVPASLLVNSLHAALHMHLDHALNMSSLVQRLNTFLYESTPPNAFVTFQIAVLHPGSGEVEVVNAGHNPALHHLNGSVVETGHGRHLPLGCVAATKGYSSERYMLQPGEGMMLFTDGITEAMNAKQIPWGQEHLVTLLDGHRDHSAAMLLGLVVAELQQYAEGAEQSDDITAVYFRRRKIIP; from the coding sequence ATGATCGCATTTATCCGGAAATATGTGTGGATAATTGCCGTTCTGCTTTTGCTGCCCGCGTTCGCTTCTGGACAGACGCGGGAGTATCAGTCCATGCGGCTCGAACGGCTGGATATCACGGACGGACTGTCCCAGGGCATGGTATTCTGCATGTTCCAGGACAGCCGCGGCTTCATGTGGTTCGGGACGAAGGAGGGGCTCAATCGCTATGACGGACATGAGTTCGTAGTCTACAAGAAAGTGCCGGGCGACAGTACGAGTCTGCCCGACAATTACGTGTTCGGCATTACCGAGGACACGCACGGCCGACTCTGGCTGGCGACGGTGGGGGCGGGTGTTGTGCTCTTCGAACCGAAAACCGAACGCTTTACGGAAGTGCCCCTGCAAAATCCGCGCACCGGACGTGCCCTGCAGACGGTTGACGATGTCGACATTGACGGGAAGGGACGCGTGTGGGTTTCCGCACATATGGTGCGGCTGTTCTGCCTGGATGCGACGCGGAAGACGGTCGAGGAAATCCGCGCCAGCGTCAAGTATCTCGGTCCCTTTCGCCAGGAGGAGACGCAGGAAGTCAATCGGCTGCAGCGGGATGCTTCCGGCCGACTGCTGCTGCTGAGCGATGAAGGACTTTTCATGCTTGATGAAAAGCAGGACCGCTGGCAGTTGCTGGTGGACTGGGCTCGCTACTTCGGATACAGCGTCAAGGTCGGCCGTTTCAATAATGCGGTCGTATGTGATGACGGCAGTATCTGGGTGTGTTCGACCGAAGGACCCGCTTCCCACATCCTGCATTTCAGTCCCGATGGCAAAACGCTGCTGCGGCGCATGCAACTCGAGATCGACGGTCACCCCATTCTCGTGCGCGATATCGCCGAGGGCAGTGACGGAGCGATGTACTTCCTCGACTTCGGCTACTTCATCCGCTACGACAGGGAGTCTGACACCTATATCGCGGGCGCGGCCAACAGGAATGCGCATGGCGGCTATACCGGTTTCGGGAATCACCTGTTCACCGACAGGAGCGGAATTCTCTGGGTGAGCACCAGTGGGTATGGACTCAACACCTTCGATCCGCTCACCCTCGCTTTCGAGTCACACACCGGGGATATCAATTTCGCACTGTTCGGAAAAGAACTGAGGGCATTCGACCGCGAGATCCGCAAGCGCACCAGCGGGGCGATGCGCATCGTCAACGATGTGTTCCCGCTACGTACCGCCGACGGCAGTGTGTGGTGTGGGACGCTGGATCATGGACTCTGGTATTACGATGCGGCTACGGGACAGACCCGGCAGTACGGCATGCGCAGCGGGGATCCCTACAGCTTTCTGATGATACGTCATTTTCGTCCTTTCGTCGACAGCCGAAAGCAACTGTGGCTCGGCAACAAGCATGGCATCACTAAACTGAATGCGGACACGGGGGAATGGACGTATTTCTGGTTCGACGGTGAGGAGCCGGATCTCACGCAGGCCGATGACTATATCACGGCGTATTTCGAGGCGAAAGACGGCAGCCTGTGGTTGGGGTGCAAGCTGCGGGGATTGACACATTTCATTCCTGAAACTGGCAGCTTTCGTCATTTTCTCTACGACGCGCATGATGCCGCATCAATCAGTCATAATCATGTGCTCACGATCGAGCCCGATCCGTATCAGCCCGAGCGTTATCTCTGGATCGGGACCGACGGTGGTGGACTCTGCCGCTTTGACATGGAACGAGAGTCCTTCGAACGCTACGGCACCGAAAGCGGACTCCCGAACCCCGTCGTCTATGGCATCCTCAGCGATGCTGACGGCGCGCTGTGGATGTCCACCAACGCAGGCATCAGCCGCTTCGATCCGCGCAGCGGCACCTTCCAGAATTACGACGAGCGTGATGGACTACAGGGCGCGGAGTTCAATCGGCAGCAGTACTACCGCGTTGGAAACAGGCTTGCATTCGGAGGGGTGAACGGCTACAATATCTTCGATCCGCGCAGAATCCACAACAACACCACGGTTCCGCCAGTGGTGATCACCGGTTTCCGCCTGTTCAATGATCGCGTGCATGTGCGAGATAGAAAAGCGCTACTGGAAACAGCGATGCCTTACGCGCGGACGATCAATCTGTCCCACACTCAGAACATGATCACGCTCGAATTTGCGGCACTGGATTTTCATGCGCCCGACCACAACAGGTATCGCTATCGGCTCGAGGGGCTCACTGACGGATGGATCGACGCAGGCACCGAACGCGTCGCCACGTTCACCAACCTGGATCCAGGGGAATACACCTTCCATGTTATCGGATCAAACAATCATGGCGTGTGGAATTCAACAGGAGCATCCATACGCATCGTGATCGAGCCCCCATGGTACATGACCAGCTGGGCATTCCTTCTTTATGCCGTCCTGATTATTGGCGCTCTTGTGAGTATCGACCGTCTGCAGAAACGCCGTGTCATCGCGCGTGAACGCGCGGAGTCCCGTGTCCGTGAAGCGCGACTGCGCGCGGAGGCAGCGGAACTCGAAGCGCGTGCCGTCCGAGCGGAGAATGAGCGCAAGCAGAAGGAGATGCAGGTGGCCTCGGTCATACAGCAGCGCGTGCTCCCGCAGCAACTGCCGAAAGTGCCGGGATATGACATCGCCGCGATCAACCTGCCCGCCGAAGAGATCGGAGGGGACTACTATGATTGTATTGTTCTGCCAGATGGACGCGTTCTCCTCGTCATCGCCGATGTCACCGGAAAGGGCGTTCCTGCCTCCTTGCTCGTCAACAGTCTGCACGCCGCACTGCACATGCATCTCGATCATGCGCTGAATATGTCGTCATTGGTGCAGCGACTCAACACCTTCCTCTACGAGTCTACGCCTCCGAATGCCTTCGTCACCTTCCAGATTGCCGTCCTTCATCCCGGCAGCGGGGAAGTGGAAGTCGTCAATGCCGGACACAATCCCGCCCTGCATCACCTCAACGGCAGCGTCGTCGAAACCGGTCATGGACGCCATCTCCCGCTGGGCTGCGTAGCGGCAACGAAGGGATACAGCAGCGAGCGGTATATGCTGCAACCCGGCGAGGGCATGATGCTGTTCACCGACGGCATTACCGAAGCGATGAACGCCAAACAAATACCATGGGGACAGGAGCATCTCGTCACGCTGCTCGACGGACACCGGGATCACAGCGCTGCCATGCTGCTGGGACTCGTCGTCGCTGAACTGCAGCAGTATGCCGAAGGTGCCGAACAGAGCGACGATATCACCGCCGTCTACTTCCGCAGGCGCAAGATTATTCCCTGA